Proteins from a genomic interval of Zingiber officinale cultivar Zhangliang chromosome 2A, Zo_v1.1, whole genome shotgun sequence:
- the LOC122041358 gene encoding protein RST1-like has translation MESSAVGASYGQLLEKTRLPAPSFQRLAVTTLFRKLRSPSPPLGLDSAPAARDALATCLASPAAPVADQAVRELCLLVKDGLLTASQGLIELHAALEGCPPVFVPLFVKGIGFLVRFASSSDLSWGRRFDPVELHPFVKVLLCRVEVHQELINQVLLYIVQSKSLGMATVVVFLRPFLLFSILHTSSTASSFTRDLISSIVSILCSFPSESIAILKLLVGCLKYFPHTNDEESKCLLVSAEYLVDALVVIMRQMSCSMINSDATICCNNLLENLLSLCILPGKPWGGTETILELSKRLLAAQRELGLPFLSEHAMVTVFVSIVLSKVEFEHEHLSALKLLTYLYNWKNESENNNKRTFCYYGEELLYIFPLINLLSSPSRSVKTLASQLLSRATRIVLDLAVDLGSVQIPPAQTSMGLGSVLLRLWHHLWFQEQFCSPCSFLIGDGGNFHSGHKLNCREKMYWTFQLKEYLSTVANQNFGSIPQLPESFFRGSTSLLSSMASILLFHPRFRVSAVDSLAAISSLDHKLGIPFLLTVLFHSNMICRNDCNSPELFIRLLEMLPSLATHSTMVPLILQTLLPMLHAHSKPVLYGTGVRLLCKMWVVNDLAFGTMQGLLEPKAFSHFTSQREICISLAASVRDVCSHNPDRGVDLILSISSLIENPDSVVHALGLESLAYLCDADVIDFYTAWDVVSDQLLDYSRSPIVAHSLCILLRWGAMDAEVYSKASKSIINILWEIGTSRRENYESPWVKAQEAAFESLSHYEVRNVQEAIPEFKRKNLELLVSENNVKLLNAMEKLEVKILEFEHINRRRALKQKRVAVHKVEKLLDVFPQAIFLQGKLEAAELPGAALSTLVFTPKELNSQATTKDLRKVHVAYERALVEIAESLHVSRNIFIALLALQSWKPFMHNWLEAMVTLHDAKSSSPFYNSSKIANDILKTLCKVGAEGIPRISSNIAFAIAALCMVLHSSAHMVVSSASEFLLRWLFEYEHEQRQWSAAISLGLIFTRFDATDRKQRFEVANGLLKVLCNSKSYLVKGACGLGLGFACQNLLNRNTIEDNADLNSETQPSGYTEASLAQSVFSTLSLRISELCPSAMDSLKNLNGNLHHLMSSNSLPGAYCNIEEDAWSIVGLVLGLGYSVVALYHFGLCDAVLNIKDLLFSWISYDFSGHSLSVSDESDIPLCMGSCIALPFVAAFCQRHELAKIDFDLLYGRYCLLISQLLNLKKSGAVYQNFLMASCIGAGSFLSCILDIGVHTVKIDDVKHLMEILRSTYNLSYPPACFGGMLGVVNALGAGAGDVLHMYPLATISQLNYDQESMFVSGPVLSSPACEILATSMVQEIFLIAKDSRDLQIKKYAAWALSLLRCRLRSSELPNLSCSQNISTSSNSQTFEEESLVWRLCMWLRDINKIKEEGEVVDANTIASVLRCLCKAPRLPALDWGVFIRRCMQYDLNMTSEMQMPHAIQCLRIECLNLSLAHASHVSPFLHLVDELSDSSRFGRLELNLQTFLLEHVSNICKIFSSQRLEKLFSDLAEYFSSSSSSYLTCKPEEKKLLRVSFWKGLHQCLVEAPKEFIIQANAEKCMVCLFHLLPTLIYDGLSKEYTESKEEWSVATSCFSEAPKEWLVDMLQVPVLHQLHGEHNSFIAKIISTKAKLIGRCFPVSELSELKFQILNGKTEGAWWNMLVEVAKALSVAEGRVKRQWLLDAFEICCVSEYPSTALRFVGLISSICCTYMPLLIIDPTAVLSDLPVTLPSLLSDSSWSSITAPVADKLWISTERICVWAEHIGDSGGVLAQKNHIDASEINSSVLLSRIMFETCLALKEFLPFEKQLKLVNLEVVELQDGDHQCK, from the exons ATGGAATCGTCCGCGGTGGGGGCTTCCTACGGCCAGCTCCTCGAGAAGACGCGCCTCCCGGCGCCCTCCTTCCAGCGCCTCGCCGTCACCACCCTCTTCCGTAAGCTCCGATCCCCGTCTCCTCCTCTCGGCCTCGACTCCGCCCCCGCTGCCCGCGATGCCCTCGCCACCTGCCTCGCCTCCCCTGCCGCCCCCGTCGCAGACCAGGCTGTCCGAGAGCTCTGCCTCCTCGTCAAGGACGGACTCCTCACGGCATCCCAAGGCCTCATTGAGCTCCACGCCGCGCTCGAAGGCTGCCCTCCTGTCTTCGTCCCGCTCTTCGTCAAGGGAATCGGCTTCCTGGTCCGTTTCGCCTCCTCTTCCGATCTCTCTTGGGGCCGCAGATTTGACCCCGTTGAGCTGCACCCTTTCGTCAAG GTGCTCTTATGTCGCGTAGAAGTGCACCAGGAACTCATTAACCAAGTTTTGCTATATATAGTGCAAAGCAAATCACTTGGAATGGCGACTGTTGTAGTGTTCTTGCGGCCGTTTCTCCTGTTCTCGATTCTTCATACTTCCTCTACCGCATCATCTTTTACACGTGATTTGATATCTTCAATAGTATCGATCTTGTGTTCATTTCCATCAGAATCTATTGCCATATTGAAACTTCTTGTAGGGTGCCTAAAGTACTTCCCCCACACCAATGATGAG GAATCCAAGTGCTTGTTGGTTTCTGCTGAATATTTGGTCGATGCACTTGTTGTGATTATGAGGCAAATGAGTTGTTCAATG ATAAACTCTGATGCCACTATTTGTTGTAATAATCTGCTAGAGAATCTTCTGTCTTTGTGTATTCTCCCTGGTAAGCCTTGGGGTGGAACTGAAACTATTCTTGAACTGTCAAAGCGACTTTTGGCAGCACAAAGAGAGCTTGGTTTACCATTTCTGTCTGAGCATGCTATGGTTACTGTTTTTGTTTCCATCGTACTTTCCAAGGTGGAATTTGAACATGAGCACCTCTCTGCTTTGAAGCTTTTAACTTATCTATACAATTGGAAGAATGAAAGCG AAAATAACAACAAAAGAACCTTTTGCTACTATGGTGAAGAGCTTCTATACATTTTCCCTCTTATCAAtcttttgtcttctccttctcGATCTGTTAAAACTTTAGCATCTCAGTTACTTTCAAGAGCTACCAGAATAGTTTTGGACTTGGCTGTTGATCTGGGAAGTGTTCAGATTCCTCCTGCTCAAACCTCCATGGGACTGGGATCTGTTCTTCTAAGGCTTTGGCATCATCTTTGGTTCCAG GAGCAATTTTGTTCTCCGTGTTCATTTCTCATTGGAGATGGTGGCAATTTCCATTCTGGGCATAAACTGAATTGCAGGGAAAAAATGTATTGGACTTTCCAACTaaaagagtatctctcaactGTTGCAAATCAGAATTTTGGCTCAATCCCTCAATTGCCAGAAAGTTTCTTCAGAG GATCTACTTCATTACTGAGCTCTATGGCTTCCATTTTGCTCTTTCATCCTAGATTTAGAGTGTCTGCTGTTGACTCTTTGGCAGCGATAAGTTCATTAGACCATAAACTGGGTATTCCTTTTCTGTTAACGGTTCTCTTCCACAGTAATATGATATGCAGAAATGATTGTAACTCTCCTGAGTTATTT ATCAGACTTTTGGAAATGCTTCCATCACTTGCCACGCATTCTACTATGGTTCCACTTATTTTACAAACCTTGTTGCCAATGCTTCATGCACATTCAAAGCC AGTATTATATGGAACAGGTGTTCGCCTTCTTTGTAAAATGTGGGTTGTCAACGATTTGGCCTTTGGAACTATGCAG GGTCTTCTGGAACCCAAAGCATTTTCTCACTTCACTTCTCAGAGAGAAATTTGTATTAGTCTTGCTGCTTCAGTGCGTGATGTTTGTAGTCATAATCCTGACAGGGGCGTTGACTTGATCCTGTCCATCTCG TCATTAATTGAGAACCCAGATTCTGTTGTGCATGCTCTTGGGTTGGAAAGCCTCGCTTATCTTTGTGATGCAGATGTAATTG ATTTTTACACAGCTTGGGATGTTGTTTCAGACCAATTGCTTGACTATTCCAGGTCCCCTATTGTTGCTCATAG ctTATGCATCTTGTTAAGGTGGGGAGCAATGGATGCTGAAGTTTATTCTAAAGCTTCAAAAAGTATTATCAATATCTTGTGGGAAATTGGAACATCTAGGAGAGAGAACTATGAATCTCCATGGGTTAAAGCACAGGAAGCTGCATTTGAGTCATTGTCTCATTATGAG GTTAGAAATGTTCAGGAAGCTATTCCAGAATTCAAGAGGAAAAATTTAGAGCTACTTGTTTCTGAAAATAATGTGAAATTACTCAATGCCATGGAGAAGCTTGAAGTCAAGATTTTAGAATTTGAACACAT AAACCGGCGTAGAGCACTTAAACAAAAAAGAGTTGCAGTGCATAAAGTTGAAAAATTACTAGATGTTTTTCCTCAAGCAATTTTTTTACAAG GAAAGCTGGAAGCTGCTGAATTACCTGGCGCAGCTCTATCAACCCTTGTTTTTACTCCCAAGGAATTGAATTCCCAAGCAACAACTAAG GATTTGCGGAAAGTACATGTTGCATATGAGAGAGCACTGGTGGAAATTGCTGAGTCTCTTCATGTATCAAGAAACATTTTCATCGCACTTCTTGCTCTTCAATCATGGAAGCCTTTCATGCATAACTGGCTGGAAGCAATGGTTACTCTTCATGATGCTAAATCATCTTCTCCATTCTACAATAGTTCAAAAATTGCCAATGATATCTTGAAG ACATTGTGCAAAGTTGGGGCAGAGGGTATTCCTCGGATTTCTTCAAACATTGCCTTTGCTATTGCTGCCCTATGCATG GTCTTACATTCATCAGCTCATATGGTGGTGTCTTCTGCATCAGAATTTCTTTTGAGGTGGCTGTTTGAATATGAGCATGAACAACGACAGTGGTCTGCTGCAATTTCTCTGGGTCTGATATTTACTCGCTTTGATGCAACTGATAGGAAACAAAGGTTTGAAGTGGCAAATGGACTTCTCAAG GTTCTTTGTAACAGCAAAAGCTATCTTGTTAAAGGAGCCTGTGGATTGGGACTGGGTTTTGCTTGTCAAAATCTTTTGAATAGGAACACAATTGAGGACAATGCTGATTTGAACAGTGAAACACAACCTTCTGGATATACCGAAGCCTCTTTAGCTCAGAGTGTCTTTAGTACCTTATCTCTGAGAATAAGTGAGTTATGTCCTTCTGCAATGGATTCTTTGAAGAATCTTAATGGTAACTTACATCATTTAATGAGTTCAAATTCACTTCCTGGCGCTTACTGTAACATCGAAGAGGATGCTTGGAGCATTGTAGGGCTAGTTCTTGGCTTGGGATATTCTGTTGTTGCACTCTATCACTTCGGTCTCTGTGATGCTGTGCTTAACATTAAGGATTTACTGTTTTCATGGATTTCATATGATTTCTCTGGACATAGTTTATCAGTTTCCGATGAGTCAGATATACCCCTATGTATGGGATCATGTATTGCCCTTCCATTTGTTGCAGCTTTTTGCCAAAGACATGAATTAGCAAAGATTGACTTTGATCTTCTATATGGCCGTTATTGTTTGTTGATTTCTCAACTTTTGAATCTTAAAAAATCTGGAGctgtttatcaaaattttctgATGGCATCTTGTATTGGTGCTGGTTCATTTCTTTCCTGCATACTGGACATAGGGGTACACACAGTGAAAATTGATGATGTAAAGCATCTAATGGAAATTCTAAGAAGCACCTATAATCTTTCATATCCTCCTGCCTGCTTTGGCGGGATGCTTGGAGTTGTCAATGCACTTGGTGCAGGTGCTGGTGATGTTCTTCACATGTATCCTCTGGCAACCATATCACAGCTGAATTATGATCAG GAATCAATGTTTGTCAGTGGTCCTGTTCTTTCAAGTCCTGCTTGTGAAATACTGGCAACATCAATGGTGCAAGAAATTTTTCTGATTGCCAAGGACTCACGTGATTTGCAAATTAAAAAATATGCTGCTTGGGCACTTTCGCTTCTTAGATGCAGGTTGCGGTCAAGTGAGCTTCCTAATCTCAGTTGTTCACAAAATATTTCTACAAGTTCAAACTCACAAACTTTCGAGGAGGAAAGTTTAGTTTGGAGACTCTGTATGTGGCTAAGGGATATCAACAAAATTAAG GAAGAAGGTGAAGTTGTTGATGCAAATACAATTGCAAGTGTTTTAAGATGTCTTTGCAAAGCTCCTAGATTGCCTGCTTTGGATTGGGGAGTTTTCATTAGACGATGCATGCAGTATGATTTGAACATGACTTCAGAAATGCAAATGCCACATGCTATTCAATGTCTTCGGATAGAATGCTTAAATCTATCCTTAGCTCACGCAAGCCATGTTAGCCCTTTCCTGCATCTTGTGGACGAGCTCTCTGACTCTTCTAGATTCGGGAGACTTGAACTAAATTTGCAAACTTTTCTATTAGAACATGTCTCAAATATATGTAAAATATTCTCAAGTCAGAGGCTTGAGAAACTGTTCAGTGATTTGGCCGAGTATTttagttcatcttcttcatcataCTTGACTTGCAAACCAGaagagaaaaaattattaagAGTTTCGTTTTGGAAGGGTCTGCATCAATGTCTTGTTGAGGCCCCTAAAGAATTCATAATCCAAGCAAATGCTGAAAAGTGCATGGTCTGTTTGTTTCACTTGTTGCCTACATTGATCTATGATGGCCTTTCGAAAGAATATACCGAGTCCAAAGAGGAATGGTCAGTTGCTACAAGTTGCTTTTCTGAAGCTCCTAAAGAGTGGCTTGTGGATATGCTACAG GTTCCAGTTCTTCATCAGTTGCATGGTGAACACAACTCATTTATTGCAAAGATAATCTCCACAAAAGCTAAGCTTATTGGAAGATGTTTTCCTGTTTCCGAACTGTCTGAGTTAAAATTTCAGATTTTGAATGGAAAAACTGAAG GTGCATGGTGGAACATGCTTGTGGAAGTTGCTAAAGCTCTATCAGTCGCAGAGGGTAGGGTCAAAAGACAGTGGCTTCTTGATGCTTTCGAGATTTGCTGTGTGTCCGAATATCCCTCAACG GCACTGCGTTTTGTGGGTCTGATATCGAGCATTTGCTGCACGTATATGCCTCTTCTGATAATTGATCCAACAGCCGTCCTAAGTGACTTGCCTGTCACTTTGCCTTCTCTCCTCTCCGACAGCTCCTGGAGCTCCATCACAGCTCCAGTCGCCGATAAGCTCTGGATTTCTACTGAGCGCATCTGCGTCTGGGCAGAACACATAGGTGATTCCGGTGGTGTGCTGGCCCAGAAGAACCACATTGATGCTAGCGAAATCAATTCATCAGTCTTACTTTCACGCATTATGTTCGAAACCTGCCTTGCACTAAAGGAGTTCTTACCCTTCGAAAAGCAATTGAAGCTTGTGAACCTCGAGGTGGTCGAACTCCAAGATGGGGATCATCAATGCAAGTGA